The DNA segment GTTTAGTGGTTTCGCTAGTTATGGGTTTAGAACCTTCATATTTGTTGCTGATTTTCCATCAGTCAGTCCGAGCGGTGGCCAAGAATTAAGAGCTGGCCCACATTGTAATAGACTTGAGAAATTTAGCCGAAGGAGCTGAAAGGTATCGTGGAAAAAACTGGAGTTTTCTTGAAATGTTTTTTGTCTGTGAAATGCGACTCGCGGAGGCAACGGAGATCCCTGGACCCTCGAGCCCCAaaactccttttttttttcttcttgttttcaaACTACCCAAAACTTCATTTTTGTGCCTACAAATCCAAATATTCTTGAAGAATATATACAAAATTTAGTTCTCGACTTCTCGAAATGTGATATGAGAATACTGGTCGTCGGCCCGTAAAATGCGTAACATGAGCTCGTGGTGCCCAGTGAAAAAACGGGCAGAAGAGTGGCGTACGTCCTGTTTGACTTCTGGGCAGACTTGTTGCTTTCAAAGTCTCGTGTTTTGATCCAATTGTTTTGTCAAATTGGCCAATTGTTGTTTGAAATCAAATACGGAATCTATTCTACTCCGACGTCGGATTCGGACTCTTCACAAAGCTTTTGCAATGATAATTTGTGAGTTTGAATTGTCAGAATATGTACCATGCACAgttgaaaatcaagaaaacatttAATAGATTCTGCAAACCATTGAACACAACTCAAGAACAAGGCAGACACCATTCTTGAAACCCATTTACTAAGACACAACTTTATTCAAAATCACACAGGAAAACAAGTAACAACGCATAGCAGAGCTTTTGTCAAGCGATTTGAACCTCGATAGTCTTGGGCTTTTTCGGCTCCGGTGGCGGCAGTTTCTCCACCGTCACAGTCAGCACACCATCTTGACACACCGCCTTGATTGTGTCGATGTTAGCGTTCTCCGGCAACACGAATTTCCTCATGAACTTTCCAACCCTCCGTTCCATTCTCACGTATTTCTCACCTTCCTTCCCATCTTCTCTCTTACGCTCGCCACTGATCAGCAGCACATTCCCATCCTCCACCTGCACTTTGATATCACCTGATTTCAGGCCCGGCATATCGATCACAAACTCGTATGATTTCGGGTACTCCTTGATATCCGCTGGCGTCGCTGCCATGGCCTTGGCGTCCCGAAAGTAGGTCCTGGTGGGTGCGCCGATGGATTTTTTGCCATCAGAATCCTCAGAAGCATCAAACAAGTTGAAAAGTGGGGAGTCGAATCCAAGAAGCCTTATATCCATGTCGAATCTTGTCACTGATTTGGAAAATGCGGGACTCGGAata comes from the Primulina huaijiensis isolate GDHJ02 chromosome 8, ASM1229523v2, whole genome shotgun sequence genome and includes:
- the LOC140982193 gene encoding 17.3 kDa class II heat shock protein-like, which codes for MDIRLLGFDSPLFNLFDASEDSDGKKSIGAPTRTYFRDAKAMAATPADIKEYPKSYEFVIDMPGLKSGDIKVQVEDGNVLLISGERKREDGKEGEKYVRMERRVGKFMRKFVLPENANIDTIKAVCQDGVLTVTVEKLPPPEPKKPKTIEVQIA